A single genomic interval of Burkholderia cepacia ATCC 25416 harbors:
- the lolB gene encoding lipoprotein insertase outer membrane protein LolB → MQMFPTFSLSSRAQRTLAAAGAALALAGCASTPPSAGVPTGAPLQTAAAHAYHGRFAVQYDDRLGKQQNVYGNFDWQEHGDDVSLELRSPLGQTLAVVKSTPQAASLELPNRPTQYAPDVGDLMQKTLGFELPLAGLRYWLLPTAAPATPAETVRDPADGTRVKQIRQDGWTIDYLAYADAPATGVKRVNLVRATPPLDIKLVLDQ, encoded by the coding sequence ATGCAGATGTTCCCGACGTTTTCCCTGTCCTCCCGCGCGCAGCGCACGCTGGCCGCAGCCGGCGCGGCGCTCGCGCTCGCCGGCTGCGCGAGCACGCCGCCGTCGGCCGGCGTGCCGACGGGCGCGCCGCTGCAGACCGCCGCAGCGCACGCTTACCATGGCCGCTTCGCGGTGCAGTACGACGACCGTCTCGGCAAGCAGCAGAACGTGTACGGCAACTTCGACTGGCAGGAGCACGGCGACGACGTGTCGCTCGAGCTGCGCAGCCCGCTCGGCCAGACGCTCGCGGTCGTGAAATCGACGCCGCAGGCTGCATCGCTCGAATTGCCGAACCGTCCGACGCAATATGCGCCGGACGTCGGCGACCTGATGCAGAAAACGCTTGGCTTCGAACTGCCGCTCGCGGGCCTGCGCTACTGGCTGCTGCCCACGGCCGCGCCCGCGACCCCTGCGGAGACGGTGCGCGACCCGGCCGACGGCACGCGCGTCAAGCAGATCCGCCAGGATGGCTGGACGATCGACTACCTTGCCTACGCGGATGCCCCGGCCACGGGCGTCAAACGCGTCAACCTCGTGCGCGCGACCCCGCCGCTCGACATCAAGCTCGTGCTCGACCAGTGA
- the ispE gene encoding 4-(cytidine 5'-diphospho)-2-C-methyl-D-erythritol kinase has protein sequence MTDSTRSLRNCLAPAKLNLFLHITGRRPNGYHDLQSVFQLLNWGDTLHFTLRDDGRVARATDVPGVPEESDLVVRAANLLKAHTGTAHGVDIEIDKCLPMGAGLGGGSSDAATTLLALNRLWRLDLPRAELQSLAVKLGADVPFFIFGKNAFAEGIGEELAEVQLPTRWFLVVTPSVHVPTAEIFSDELLTRDTKPVTIADFLAQQTSDAGWPDSFGRNDMQEVVTRKYAEVAQAVKWLYDLTPARMTGSGASVFAAFHSKHEAEAAKAKLPASWNGAVAESLDEHPLFAFAS, from the coding sequence ATGACCGATTCGACCCGCTCGCTGCGCAATTGCCTTGCGCCCGCGAAACTCAACCTGTTCCTGCACATCACCGGCCGCCGCCCGAACGGCTATCACGATCTGCAGAGCGTGTTCCAGTTGCTGAACTGGGGCGACACGCTGCATTTCACGCTGCGCGACGACGGTCGCGTCGCGCGCGCCACCGACGTGCCCGGCGTGCCAGAGGAAAGTGACCTCGTCGTGCGCGCAGCCAACCTGCTGAAAGCACATACGGGCACCGCGCACGGCGTCGACATCGAGATCGACAAGTGCCTGCCGATGGGGGCCGGCCTTGGCGGCGGCAGCTCCGACGCCGCAACGACACTGCTCGCACTGAACCGCCTGTGGCGACTCGACCTGCCTCGCGCCGAGCTTCAGTCGCTCGCGGTCAAACTCGGCGCAGACGTCCCGTTTTTTATTTTTGGAAAAAATGCGTTCGCAGAGGGTATCGGAGAAGAATTAGCTGAGGTACAATTGCCGACTCGCTGGTTCTTGGTTGTGACGCCAAGCGTTCATGTCCCGACCGCTGAAATATTTTCAGATGAGTTGTTGACAAGAGATACGAAGCCCGTCACAATTGCTGACTTTCTTGCACAGCAAACCAGCGATGCGGGATGGCCAGACAGCTTCGGCCGGAACGACATGCAGGAAGTTGTAACAAGGAAGTACGCGGAAGTTGCGCAGGCGGTTAAATGGTTGTATGATTTGACCCCCGCGAGGATGACCGGCTCCGGAGCAAGCGTGTTTGCGGCGTTTCACAGCAAGCACGAGGCAGAAGCGGCGAAAGCCAAGCTGCCCGCCAGTTGGAATGGTGCAGTTGCCGAGAGTCTGGACGAGCATCCGCTCTTCGCTTTCGCGTCATGA
- a CDS encoding ribose-phosphate pyrophosphokinase → MSSHSHDGLMVFTGNANPALAQEVVNILGIPLGKAMVSRFSDGEIQVEIQENVRGKDVFVLQSTCAPTNDNLMELMIMVDALKRASAGRITAAIPYFGYARQDRRPRSARVAISAKVVANMLEIAGVERIITMDLHADQIQGFFDIPVDNIYATPILLGDLRKQNYPDLLVVSPDVGGVVRARALAKQLNCDLAIIDKRRPKANVSEVMNIIGEVEGRTCVIMDDMVDTAGTLCKAAQVLKERGAKQVFAYATHPVLSGGAGDRIAASALDELVVTDTIPLSAESLGCSKIRALTSASLLAETFSRIRRGDSVMSLFAES, encoded by the coding sequence ATGAGCAGCCACAGCCATGATGGCCTGATGGTCTTTACTGGCAACGCGAATCCCGCGCTCGCCCAGGAAGTCGTCAATATCCTTGGTATCCCCCTCGGCAAAGCAATGGTCAGCCGTTTCTCCGACGGCGAGATCCAGGTCGAGATCCAGGAAAACGTGCGCGGCAAGGACGTCTTTGTCCTGCAATCCACGTGCGCACCGACAAACGACAACCTGATGGAACTGATGATCATGGTCGATGCGCTCAAGCGCGCATCCGCCGGCCGGATCACTGCAGCCATCCCCTACTTCGGCTACGCCCGTCAGGATCGCCGCCCGCGTTCGGCGCGTGTTGCGATCTCGGCGAAGGTCGTCGCGAACATGCTGGAAATCGCCGGCGTCGAGCGGATCATCACGATGGATCTGCACGCCGACCAGATTCAAGGCTTCTTCGACATCCCGGTCGACAACATCTACGCAACGCCGATCCTGCTGGGTGACCTGCGAAAGCAGAACTACCCGGATCTGCTCGTCGTGTCGCCGGACGTCGGCGGCGTGGTGCGTGCCCGGGCACTCGCGAAGCAGCTCAACTGCGATCTCGCGATCATCGACAAGCGCCGCCCGAAGGCGAACGTCTCCGAAGTGATGAACATCATCGGTGAAGTCGAAGGCCGCACCTGCGTGATCATGGACGACATGGTCGATACGGCAGGCACGCTCTGCAAGGCCGCGCAAGTGCTGAAGGAGCGCGGCGCGAAACAGGTTTTCGCCTACGCGACGCACCCGGTGCTGTCGGGTGGCGCGGGTGATCGCATCGCCGCGTCGGCACTCGACGAGCTGGTGGTCACCGACACGATCCCGCTGTCCGCCGAATCGCTCGGCTGCTCGAAGATCCGTGCACTGACGAGCGCGAGCCTGCTGGCCGAAACGTTCTCGCGGATCCGCCGCGGCGATTCGGTGATGTCGCTGTTCGCGGAATCCTGA
- a CDS encoding 50S ribosomal protein L25/general stress protein Ctc produces the protein MKVVAFERQQQGTGASRRLRNAGKTTGIVYGGEAAPQKIELDHNALWHALKKEAFHSSILDLEVAGQSQQVLLRDVQYHPFKQLVLHVDFQRVDAKKKLHTKAPLHFLNAEISPAVKLSSAVVSHVATEIEIECLPADLPEFLEVDLSKIEAGQSLHAKDIALPKGVALVAHVDAENPVVASATVPAGAVSDAAEGETPAA, from the coding sequence ATGAAAGTCGTCGCTTTCGAGCGCCAACAGCAAGGTACGGGTGCGAGCCGCCGCCTGCGCAACGCCGGTAAGACCACGGGTATCGTTTACGGTGGCGAAGCAGCCCCGCAAAAGATCGAACTCGATCACAACGCCCTGTGGCACGCCCTGAAGAAGGAAGCTTTCCACTCGTCGATCCTCGACCTCGAAGTGGCTGGCCAGTCGCAACAGGTTCTGCTGCGCGACGTGCAATACCACCCGTTCAAGCAACTGGTGCTGCACGTGGACTTCCAGCGCGTTGACGCGAAGAAGAAGCTGCACACGAAGGCTCCGCTGCACTTCCTGAACGCTGAAATCAGCCCGGCCGTGAAGCTGTCGAGCGCGGTCGTTTCGCACGTCGCGACGGAAATCGAAATCGAGTGCCTGCCGGCTGACCTGCCGGAGTTCCTCGAAGTCGACCTGTCGAAGATCGAAGCCGGTCAATCGCTGCACGCGAAGGACATCGCACTGCCGAAGGGCGTCGCGCTGGTCGCGCACGTCGACGCGGAAAACCCGGTTGTCGCATCGGCGACGGTCCCGGCTGGTGCCGTGTCGGACGCAGCCGAAGGCGAAACGCCGGCTGCCTAA
- the pth gene encoding aminoacyl-tRNA hydrolase, with protein MIKLIVGLGNPGAEYTATRHNAGFWLIDQLAREAGATLRDERRFHGFYAKARLHGEEVHLLEPQTYMNRSGQSVVALAQFFKILPDQILVAHDELDLPPGTVKLKLGGGSGGHNGLKDITAHLSSQQYWRLRIGIGHPRDLIPESARAGAKPDVANFVLKPPRREEQDVIDASIERALAVMPMVVKGELDRATMQLHRN; from the coding sequence ATGATCAAATTGATCGTCGGCCTCGGCAATCCCGGGGCGGAATACACCGCGACGCGCCACAACGCCGGCTTCTGGCTGATCGACCAGCTCGCCCGCGAAGCAGGCGCGACGCTGCGCGACGAACGCCGCTTCCATGGCTTCTACGCGAAAGCGCGCCTGCACGGTGAGGAAGTCCACCTGCTCGAGCCGCAAACCTACATGAACCGCTCCGGCCAGTCGGTCGTCGCGCTCGCGCAGTTCTTCAAGATCCTGCCCGACCAGATCCTCGTCGCACACGACGAGCTCGACCTGCCGCCCGGCACCGTGAAGCTGAAGCTCGGCGGCGGCAGCGGCGGCCACAACGGCCTGAAGGACATCACCGCACACCTGTCGTCGCAACAGTACTGGCGGCTGCGGATCGGCATCGGTCATCCGCGCGACCTGATTCCGGAAAGCGCCCGCGCCGGCGCGAAACCCGATGTCGCGAACTTCGTGCTGAAGCCGCCGCGCCGCGAGGAACAGGACGTAATCGACGCGTCGATCGAGCGCGCGCTCGCCGTGATGCCGATGGTCGTCAAGGGCGAACTTGACCGCGCGACGATGCAACTGCATCGCAACTGA